In Paracoccus aerodenitrificans, the following are encoded in one genomic region:
- a CDS encoding DUF3363 domain-containing protein: protein MTEEADERFIDLRHEPDDVRRQFNRTLRLRRLAKLEQMGLAIEHAPGVWELSERMEPALRELGERGDIIRNMHKALKTDGLERDPMSFQLHDAAPETPIVGRVVDKYLTDEMGENLTVVVDGIDGRTHHVPGIDPARVEDARIGSVIEIGPADTVQRPSDRTIAAIAEDGVYRPSRHLEQAKFEGRVPGGDYEGYVDAHVRRLEALRRAGIVERIDSDQWRIPEDFESRAAAYDAGRNRQASIRVISTFNLESQIGSDGATWLDRRLVTPDASDLAPAGFGQQVRDAMDQRREHHIEQGDATRARDGRIFYRRSLLATLREREVARVGTEMAESKALPFRAAADGEKISGQFTGTVQLSSGKFAVVEQSHEFTLVPWRPVIDRQLGREVAGIVQGGSVSWQLGRQRGLGL from the coding sequence ATGACGGAGGAAGCCGATGAACGCTTCATCGACCTGCGCCATGAACCCGATGATGTCCGTCGCCAGTTCAATCGCACGCTGCGCCTGCGCCGTCTCGCCAAGCTGGAGCAAATGGGCCTCGCCATCGAACACGCGCCGGGCGTCTGGGAGTTGAGCGAGCGGATGGAACCGGCCTTGCGCGAGTTGGGCGAGCGCGGCGACATCATCCGCAATATGCACAAGGCGCTGAAGACCGATGGCCTGGAGCGCGATCCGATGAGCTTCCAGCTTCATGATGCCGCGCCCGAGACGCCCATCGTCGGCCGCGTCGTGGACAAGTATCTCACCGACGAGATGGGCGAGAACCTGACCGTGGTGGTGGATGGGATCGACGGGCGCACCCACCATGTTCCGGGCATCGACCCGGCCCGCGTCGAGGACGCCCGGATTGGCAGCGTCATCGAGATCGGCCCGGCCGATACGGTGCAGCGCCCATCCGACCGGACCATTGCCGCCATCGCCGAGGATGGCGTCTATCGGCCGAGCCGTCATCTGGAACAGGCCAAGTTCGAGGGCCGGGTTCCGGGAGGCGATTATGAGGGCTATGTTGATGCCCATGTCCGGCGGCTGGAGGCGTTGCGCCGTGCCGGGATCGTCGAGCGGATCGACTCCGACCAATGGCGCATCCCCGAGGATTTCGAGAGCCGCGCCGCAGCCTATGATGCTGGCCGCAACCGGCAGGCAAGCATCCGTGTCATCTCGACCTTCAATCTGGAAAGCCAGATAGGTTCGGATGGCGCGACCTGGCTCGACCGGCGTCTGGTTACACCCGACGCATCGGATCTCGCTCCGGCCGGTTTCGGGCAGCAGGTGCGCGATGCCATGGACCAGCGGCGTGAGCACCATATCGAACAGGGTGACGCCACCCGAGCGCGGGATGGTCGCATCTTCTACCGGCGTAGCCTTCTCGCCACGCTGCGCGAGCGCGAAGTCGCCCGCGTCGGCACGGAGATGGCCGAGAGCAAGGCGCTGCCGTTCCGGGCGGCGGCGGATGGCGAGAAGATCAGCGGCCAGTTTACCGGCACCGTCCAGCTATCGAGCGGCAAGTTCGCGGTGGTCGAACAGAGCCACGAGTTCACCCTTGTCCCATGGCGGCCGGTGATCGACCGCCAGCTCGGCCGCGAGGTCGCGGGCATCGTGCAGGGCGGATCGGTGTCTTGGCAGTTGGGGCGACAACGTGGGCTGGGACTATAA
- a CDS encoding LysR family transcriptional regulator, with amino-acid sequence MDRLTALKVFHRVAELNSFAEAGRSLGLSPAAISKNIAELEAHLGARLINRTTRRMALTEEGRLYLEHVTRGLDALAEADQALCPIKTTPSGTLKVSAPMTVILTRLSAAIPEFLSRYPDLKLDLHLDDRRVDIIRESFDLAIRGSDNLEDSSLIARKLAVMSHVLCAAPSYFEKHGKPETPTDLKAFTSIRFSLSGHADIWEFSKEGRTEQVTVDARYSVSSSLAVRDALRAGFGVSLMPYPYVEDDLREGRLQPALEDWSTVETTLYAVYPSRQHLAPKLRVLLDFLIEEFARDSARPPIFT; translated from the coding sequence ATGGACCGCCTCACCGCCTTGAAAGTGTTCCACCGCGTGGCGGAACTGAACAGTTTCGCGGAAGCCGGCCGAAGCCTCGGCCTTTCCCCCGCCGCGATCAGCAAAAACATCGCCGAGTTGGAAGCCCATCTCGGCGCACGTCTCATCAACCGGACGACGCGGCGCATGGCGCTGACCGAAGAAGGCAGGCTCTATTTGGAGCATGTCACGCGCGGGTTGGATGCGCTGGCCGAGGCCGATCAGGCGCTCTGCCCAATCAAGACGACGCCAAGTGGTACGTTGAAAGTCAGTGCGCCGATGACCGTGATCCTTACGCGGCTCTCGGCGGCTATCCCGGAGTTTCTGTCGCGCTATCCCGATTTGAAGCTCGACCTTCATCTCGACGACCGGCGTGTGGATATTATCCGCGAAAGCTTCGATCTCGCCATTCGCGGCAGCGACAATCTGGAGGATTCCAGCCTGATCGCCCGCAAGCTCGCGGTCATGTCGCATGTGCTGTGCGCCGCGCCTTCGTATTTCGAGAAGCACGGCAAGCCTGAAACGCCTACCGATCTGAAGGCGTTCACCAGCATCCGCTTCAGCCTCTCGGGTCATGCGGACATATGGGAATTCAGCAAGGAGGGACGGACCGAGCAGGTCACCGTCGATGCGCGATACTCCGTCTCGTCGAGCCTCGCCGTGCGCGATGCGCTGCGTGCCGGCTTCGGGGTCAGTCTGATGCCCTATCCCTATGTCGAGGACGATTTGAGGGAAGGCCGACTCCAACCCGCGCTGGAGGATTGGAGCACGGTCGAAACCACGCTCTATGCGGTCTATCCATCGCGGCAGCACCTTGCTCCGAAACTCCGCGTCCTGCTGGATTTTCTGATCGAAGAGTTCGCACGCGATAGTGCAAGACCTCCGATCTTCACTTAG
- a CDS encoding nitroreductase family protein: MTNPTISLIEQRVSANLFDASHVLTDAEIERLVHLATRAPTAYNLQNWRFIAVRTPESKARLRSVAQDQPKVSDAAVTFIICGVLPDHEILAERLRPSVEAGFMPAAMVVGWQEGARQQYADPRMARDEAVRSATFGAATLMHAAEAMGLASGPMVGFDAEGVARAFGLMPVEVPVLLLAVGRAAPGNWPQKPRRPLAEILEVA, from the coding sequence ATGACGAACCCCACCATTTCCCTGATCGAGCAACGCGTATCAGCCAATCTGTTCGACGCCTCTCACGTCCTGACGGATGCAGAGATCGAGCGACTGGTGCATCTGGCGACGCGCGCACCCACCGCCTACAACCTCCAGAACTGGCGGTTCATCGCAGTGCGAACACCGGAGTCGAAAGCCCGGCTGCGTAGCGTTGCCCAAGATCAGCCCAAGGTGTCGGACGCTGCCGTCACCTTCATCATCTGCGGCGTGCTTCCCGATCACGAGATTCTCGCCGAGCGGTTGCGCCCCTCTGTCGAGGCCGGCTTCATGCCGGCGGCCATGGTGGTTGGCTGGCAGGAAGGCGCGCGCCAGCAATATGCTGATCCCCGGATGGCACGCGACGAAGCCGTGCGCTCGGCCACCTTTGGCGCGGCGACGCTTATGCATGCGGCCGAAGCGATGGGCCTCGCCTCCGGTCCCATGGTCGGATTCGACGCCGAAGGCGTGGCGCGCGCATTCGGTCTGATGCCGGTCGAAGTGCCGGTCCTGCTCCTCGCAGTCGGCCGCGCGGCCCCCGGAAACTGGCCTCAAAAACCGCGCCGCCCGCTTGCGGAGATTCTGGAGGTCGCATGA
- a CDS encoding EamA family transporter produces the protein MKPCASDLLLTAIAPAIWGSTYIVTTEFLPDYSPMTVAMLRALPAGLLLLLIVRQFPAGIWWLRIFILGALNFSIFWSMLFVSAYRLPGGVAATVGAVQPLIVIFLAAAMLGNRIRPASVLAAMIGLGGVALLVLTPQAALDPVGIAAGLAGAVSMAFGTVLTRKWQPTVSLLTFTAWQLTAGGLLLMPMALLVEPTVPVPTIPNLLGLFWLGLIGAALTYILWFRGIARLDSAVVSSLGFLSRVTAVLLGWSFLGQTLTALQIVGVVLVIGSIWLGQRPNRNSTPLSREGDPASAGSKT, from the coding sequence ATGAAACCCTGCGCGTCCGATCTGCTGCTGACGGCGATTGCGCCTGCCATATGGGGCAGTACCTACATCGTCACGACCGAGTTTCTGCCGGACTATTCGCCGATGACGGTGGCGATGCTTCGGGCGTTGCCCGCCGGCCTTTTGCTGCTTCTGATCGTTCGGCAGTTTCCGGCGGGAATATGGTGGCTGCGCATCTTCATCCTTGGCGCGCTCAACTTCTCGATCTTCTGGAGCATGTTGTTCGTTTCGGCCTACCGTCTTCCGGGTGGCGTCGCGGCCACGGTGGGCGCGGTCCAGCCGCTGATCGTCATCTTCCTCGCCGCCGCCATGCTCGGCAACAGGATACGGCCCGCCTCGGTCCTTGCGGCGATGATCGGTCTCGGTGGTGTTGCCCTTCTGGTGTTAACGCCTCAAGCGGCGCTCGATCCGGTGGGCATTGCGGCGGGTCTTGCTGGTGCGGTCTCCATGGCCTTCGGCACCGTCTTGACCCGTAAGTGGCAACCCACGGTGTCGCTGCTCACCTTCACCGCATGGCAACTGACAGCCGGTGGTCTTCTTCTCATGCCGATGGCCCTGCTTGTCGAGCCGACCGTTCCGGTTCCGACAATACCCAACCTCCTTGGGCTGTTCTGGCTCGGGCTGATCGGCGCGGCGCTGACCTACATATTGTGGTTCCGTGGCATTGCCCGGCTGGACTCGGCAGTGGTTTCCTCGCTGGGCTTTCTCAGCCGGGTAACTGCCGTGCTGCTCGGGTGGTCCTTCCTCGGTCAGACGCTGACGGCACTTCAAATCGTCGGCGTTGTCCTTGTCATTGGTAGCATCTGGCTCGGCCAACGCCCCAATCGCAATTCCACACCTTTATCCCGAGAGGGCGATCCGGCCTCGGCCGGGTCGAAAACCTGA
- a CDS encoding LysR family transcriptional regulator, whose protein sequence is MNKTTKNRNQISEIGKHGAGRLRWDDARVFLAIARTGSLSGAAASLGTGLATVSRQIERLEAALGLTLFSRHQNGYRLTDDGAALLERAETLELAAEAFTEGSAAQTGIAGRVRLATAETLANNIIIPALPKLTNQYPDLTLEVVTDVPAVNLHRRDADLAVRLVKPERGNVTIRRLGTLGFGLYASRVYAEHRRDDARLETDRFITWCETYGHLPAARWVERALRGRAPTLATTTLSAQLAAAISGVGLAVLPHFLGRQNNLVCLQGDLGIDREIWLAIHSDLAQSRRVRVVADFLAGLIRDAKQELETPVSG, encoded by the coding sequence ATGAATAAAACCACTAAGAACCGTAATCAGATTTCCGAAATCGGAAAGCATGGCGCGGGCCGCCTTCGCTGGGACGATGCGCGGGTGTTCCTCGCCATCGCCCGCACCGGGTCGTTGAGCGGCGCGGCGGCCAGCCTCGGCACTGGCCTGGCCACCGTGTCGCGCCAGATTGAGCGACTGGAAGCCGCGCTCGGACTGACGCTGTTCAGCCGGCACCAGAACGGCTATCGCCTCACGGATGACGGGGCGGCGCTGCTGGAGCGCGCCGAAACGCTGGAACTGGCGGCCGAAGCCTTTACCGAAGGATCGGCTGCACAAACTGGGATCGCGGGACGGGTGCGGCTCGCCACGGCTGAGACGCTGGCGAACAACATCATCATCCCCGCGCTGCCGAAGCTGACCAATCAGTATCCCGACCTCACACTGGAGGTCGTCACGGACGTTCCGGCGGTCAATCTGCATCGGCGCGATGCCGATCTCGCCGTTCGGCTGGTCAAGCCCGAGCGAGGGAATGTCACAATCCGGCGTCTCGGCACGCTCGGTTTCGGCCTTTATGCCTCGCGTGTGTATGCCGAACATCGTCGAGATGATGCCCGGCTTGAAACGGATCGCTTCATCACATGGTGCGAAACCTACGGTCATCTTCCTGCCGCCCGATGGGTTGAGCGCGCGCTGCGCGGACGTGCGCCGACTCTGGCGACCACGACACTCTCGGCGCAACTCGCCGCCGCCATCTCGGGCGTCGGATTGGCTGTGCTTCCGCACTTTCTCGGCCGGCAGAACAATCTCGTCTGCTTGCAAGGCGATCTTGGCATCGACCGGGAAATCTGGCTTGCGATCCATTCGGATCTCGCTCAATCGCGCAGGGTTCGGGTGGTTGCGGACTTTCTGGCTGGTTTGATCCGCGACGCCAAACAGGAACTCGAAACACCAGTTTCTGGGTGA
- a CDS encoding aldo/keto reductase, translated as MQQRTLGPDLSVSSIGLGCMGMSEFYGPRDDEESLAVLRRAVDLGIDLLDTADMYGPHHNEQLIGRFLAESRAKVKIATKFGIVRKPGEYARSIDNSAGYMRRACEGSLKRLGIERIDLYYVHRIDREQPIEETMEGLATLHREGKIGHIGLCEVSAETLRRAHAVHPVTAVQTEYSLWTRDVEAEILPTCRELGIGFVAYSPLGRGFLTGRFQAGSQFEEGDFRASLPRFTPDNAATNGALVDVVRGIAAEKNCTPAQVALAWVLAKGDNIVPIPGTKRIKYLEENASATSVGLSADELADLERSIIVLPVAGDRYTAEGMKGVNI; from the coding sequence ATGCAACAGCGAACACTTGGTCCCGACCTATCGGTTTCCTCCATCGGGCTTGGCTGTATGGGGATGAGCGAGTTCTATGGCCCACGCGACGACGAGGAATCTTTGGCGGTGCTACGGCGGGCGGTCGATCTAGGTATCGACTTGCTCGATACCGCCGACATGTATGGGCCGCACCACAATGAACAATTGATAGGGCGCTTCCTCGCCGAAAGCCGTGCCAAGGTGAAGATCGCCACCAAGTTTGGCATCGTGCGCAAACCCGGCGAATACGCGCGCAGCATCGACAACAGCGCCGGCTACATGCGTCGCGCCTGCGAAGGATCGCTCAAGCGATTGGGAATTGAGCGGATCGACCTCTACTACGTCCATCGCATCGACCGCGAGCAGCCCATAGAAGAAACGATGGAGGGGCTGGCCACCCTGCACCGTGAAGGCAAGATTGGCCATATCGGGCTTTGCGAGGTCAGCGCCGAGACGCTGCGCCGCGCCCATGCCGTCCACCCTGTCACGGCGGTTCAGACCGAATACTCCCTTTGGACCCGCGATGTGGAAGCCGAAATTCTGCCCACATGCCGCGAGTTGGGCATTGGCTTCGTCGCCTATTCACCGCTCGGGCGCGGATTCCTCACCGGAAGATTTCAGGCTGGATCGCAGTTCGAGGAAGGGGATTTTCGCGCCAGCCTGCCGCGCTTCACGCCGGATAACGCCGCGACCAACGGCGCGCTGGTCGATGTGGTACGTGGTATTGCAGCCGAAAAGAACTGCACTCCTGCACAGGTGGCCTTGGCATGGGTGCTGGCCAAGGGCGACAACATCGTGCCGATCCCCGGCACCAAGCGGATCAAGTATCTCGAAGAAAACGCTTCCGCCACTTCCGTTGGATTGTCTGCTGATGAACTCGCCGACCTGGAGCGCTCGATCATTGTGCTTCCCGTAGCAGGGGACCGTTACACGGCGGAAGGCATGAAGGGAGTCAACATATGA
- a CDS encoding carboxymuconolactone decarboxylase family protein has translation MTLDRRAKALALLEQLDPDAPTRVAANLDALSDDFLEIILGFSFADIVSRPGIDLRTREMLTVSALMGMGTAPGQLEFHIRAALNTGVTREEIIEILLQIAVYAGVPACMNGISAAKKAFASQAV, from the coding sequence ATGACCCTGGATCGACGTGCCAAGGCCCTTGCTCTTCTTGAGCAACTCGATCCAGACGCCCCAACGCGAGTTGCCGCCAATCTGGACGCGCTGTCGGATGATTTCCTCGAAATCATTCTCGGCTTTTCATTTGCGGACATCGTATCTCGTCCTGGCATCGACCTTCGCACCCGCGAGATGCTGACTGTCTCGGCTTTGATGGGGATGGGGACGGCGCCGGGACAACTGGAATTCCATATCCGTGCGGCTTTGAATACCGGCGTCACCCGCGAAGAGATCATCGAAATCCTTCTTCAGATAGCAGTCTATGCCGGTGTCCCTGCCTGCATGAATGGCATCTCCGCCGCCAAAAAAGCTTTCGCCTCTCAAGCTGTCTGA
- a CDS encoding MFS transporter: MQEQEERASWRNWLAVGVLGVGSFAIVTTELAPIGLLTSIAGDLGESEAKVGLIVTGYAWIAAAGALISAMALGQMPRKPLLVALMLVLALSSAVAAMTTTFPALFGARIIGAVAHGIFWAMIGTLGAQIVPARHVGVATSIIFGGVSAASVLGVPLAGMIGHLDSWRTAFGCIAALSFVTAAAIVFSVPRVQATAPVGRKALSAIARDPVFLRIYGATACAITAHFAAFTYIEPLLSDSLHMPPNTLYGLLFAFGVAGLLGNVLTGVFVDHYLKALVSGALALMALCLGGIGLIGAGAGAVIAGILLVGWGIGVAAVFVGFQTWILRAAGDAALPASAIYVAIFNAAIGTGALLGSIVISFTNLGGLMMIAAVALTASLIPVTFLSTPAALQPPRE; encoded by the coding sequence ATGCAAGAACAAGAAGAACGCGCTTCGTGGCGAAACTGGCTGGCTGTCGGCGTCCTGGGGGTCGGATCATTTGCGATCGTCACCACGGAACTGGCACCTATCGGTCTGCTGACTTCGATAGCAGGCGATCTGGGCGAGAGCGAAGCCAAAGTCGGCCTGATCGTTACCGGCTACGCCTGGATCGCTGCCGCTGGCGCATTGATTTCGGCAATGGCATTGGGACAGATGCCCCGGAAGCCGCTTCTCGTGGCGCTGATGCTTGTGCTGGCATTGTCCAGTGCTGTAGCGGCCATGACCACGACCTTCCCGGCGCTTTTCGGTGCCAGAATAATTGGTGCGGTGGCTCACGGCATCTTCTGGGCGATGATCGGGACGCTCGGTGCGCAGATCGTTCCGGCCAGGCATGTCGGCGTTGCAACCTCGATTATTTTTGGCGGCGTGTCGGCAGCCAGTGTTCTGGGTGTTCCCTTGGCGGGAATGATCGGCCACCTCGATAGCTGGCGAACGGCGTTTGGCTGTATCGCCGCACTATCTTTTGTAACCGCCGCCGCAATTGTCTTTTCCGTGCCGCGAGTTCAAGCCACTGCGCCGGTAGGTAGAAAAGCTCTTTCGGCCATTGCCCGAGATCCGGTGTTTCTTCGAATTTACGGTGCGACAGCTTGTGCGATAACGGCGCATTTTGCTGCGTTCACGTATATCGAACCATTGCTTTCCGACAGTCTGCATATGCCACCGAATACATTGTACGGGCTCCTTTTCGCGTTCGGTGTCGCCGGTCTCCTTGGCAATGTGCTTACCGGCGTCTTCGTGGACCACTATCTCAAAGCGCTCGTGTCGGGGGCGCTCGCGTTGATGGCGTTATGTCTGGGTGGAATTGGATTGATCGGTGCGGGCGCAGGCGCGGTTATCGCCGGTATCCTGCTGGTTGGCTGGGGGATCGGTGTTGCGGCTGTCTTCGTCGGTTTTCAGACTTGGATTCTACGCGCAGCGGGTGACGCGGCACTTCCCGCATCCGCAATATATGTTGCGATTTTCAATGCGGCGATTGGTACAGGCGCGTTGCTGGGTTCGATTGTTATTTCCTTCACCAATCTTGGCGGCCTCATGATGATCGCAGCGGTCGCGCTCACCGCCAGCCTCATACCCGTGACTTTTTTGTCGACCCCGGCCGCTTTGCAGCCGCCGAGAGAATAG